From a region of the Mercurialis annua linkage group LG1-X, ddMerAnnu1.2, whole genome shotgun sequence genome:
- the LOC126676406 gene encoding 30S ribosomal protein S31, chloroplastic, with amino-acid sequence MASLMMATALPFTPHSSHRFSSSLGISLSLSTPSLTLSTASPLPFVYCGRGDRKTAKGKRFNHSFGNARPRNKTKGRGPPRIPAPSAPIKKDSFEDDEVVKIDIDESLA; translated from the exons ATGGCGTCTCTAATGATGGCTACAGCTTTACCATTCACTCCCCACTCTTCTCATCGATTCTCGTCTTCCCTAGGCATTTCCCTCTCCCTCTCAACTCCTTCTCTTACTCTCTCCACCGCTTCGCCACTCCCATTCG TTTATTGCGGCAGAGGAGACAGGAAGACTGCCAAAGGCAAGCGGTTCAACCATTCGTTCGGCAAC GCGAGGCCGCGAAACAAGACGAAAGGAAGAGGGCCGCCGAGGATTCCGGCTCCGTCTGCTCCGATTAAAAAGGATAGCTTTGAAGATGATGAAGTTGTCAAGATTGACATTGATGAGTCCTTGGcctaa